TCTGGCGCAACAGCTCCATGCGCGGGCTGCCCTGACGGACCTGACCCACGACGTAGAGCAGCTTGCGCGCAAGTTCGTCGGCATCGCCACCGCGAAGGTTGGCTTCACCGTGCTCAACCAACTGGCGCATGCTGCGATCGACTTTGCCGATCAACTGGCGCACTTCGCCGGTCTGGCCCTTCAACGCGCCCTGCTGCACACCTTCCAGCACACCGGCTGCGATCCACCACAGGCGACGGCCCGGGACGGTGTGGCAGCGCGCCGTGATGGCGTCCAGCGTCTGGACCATGCCCGCCAATTGCTGGTCACTGCTCTGGCCGCGGAACCACGACAGCAACTGCTGCTGGAAACGCAGGCGCAGCGTGGTGACTTCGCTACGCTGGCGTTCGCCGCTGACTTCCTGCAGCGTCGCCGGCGCCTGGGCCGGCAATGCGACCTCGAGGTTTGGCGTGAACAGCGCCGATTCGTGCAGCGCCTGCTGGCCGCGGCTCGAACGCAAGTCGTTGAGCAAGGGCAACAGCACCACCGGCACGTCGCGATGACCGCCGGAAAGGCGTTCCAGGTAGTCCGGCAGCTGCATCAGGCCGCGCATCAGCGCGGCATAAGCCTCCTCACGGTTGGCCACATGGTCTTCGAGTAGCGAGATGGCAAGTGTTTCCATCTCCTCCGTGACCATGGCAGCGCCGTAAAGCTCGACCATGCGCAGCGTGCCGTGCACCTGATGCAGGCTGTCCGCGCACGAGCGCATCGCATCCCGATCACCTGGGTTGTCGACATAGGACTCCAACGCCTGCCGGGCGAGGGCGAGCGTTTCATCCAGCTCGGGCTTGACCCACTGCAGGGTGGTGAAATCGATATGGTCTTGAAGTCTCATGCGCCCCTCTCAGCGGCCACGTAACGCTTTGTCACGCAACCATCGAGGTTGCTTCTGCAAAAAACGTTGTTAGCCAGCTTGTTCAACCCGGCAGCTTAAAGTGAGCCACCGAACGCCGCAGGTCACTCGCCAGCTGGGCCAGGTAACCGATCGAGTCGGCGGTCTGGCTCGCGCCTTGCGAGGTCTGCGAAGTAATTTCCTGGATCGCATTCATCGACACCGAAATATCGGTTGCCGCGGTCGACTGCTGACGCGCCTGGGTGGAGATGTTTTGAATCAGCGCCGACAAGTCATGCGACACGCGCTCGATGTCACCCAGCGCGCTGCCTGCGTCTTCCGCGAGGCGTGCACCGGCCACCACTTCCGCGGTGGTCTGTTCCATCGAGTTCACCGCTTCGTTGGTGTCGGACTGAATGGTCTGCACCAGCGTTTCGATTCGCTTTGTCGCGCTCGCGGAGCGTTCCGCGAGGCGCTGCACTTCGTCCGCCACGACCGCGAAGCCGCGACCCGCTTCACCCGCCGACGCCGCCTGGATGGCTGCGTTCAAGGCGAGGATGTTGGTCTGCTCGGCGATGTCGTTGATCAGTTCCACGATGGAGCCGATTTCCTGCGACGACTCGCCCAGGCGCTTGATGCGCTTGGACGTTTCCTGGATCTGGTCGCGGATGGAGTCCATGCCCGAGATCGTCTCGCGCACCACTTCCGCACCGCGCGATGCGATCTGCACCGAGCGTTCCGCCACGTCGGCCGATTCGGCGGAGTCCTTGGACACCGTGTCCATCAGGCTGGCGATCTGGTTGATCGCGGTGGTCGCCGTGCTGATGCGCTGCGCCTGATTCTGTGCCGACTCGGCCAGATGGCGTGCGGTGGTCTGCGTTTCCTGCGCCGAGGACGACACCTGCTCCGAGGTCTCGTTGATCGTCGTCACCAGGGTGCGCAACTCGTCGATGGCGTAGTTCACCGAGTCGGCGATGGCACCCGTAATGTCTTCGGTCACCGTCGTCTTGACGGTCAAGTCACCTTCGGCGAGCGAGCCCATTTCGTCCAGCAGGCGCATGATGGCCTCCTGGTTACGCTGGTTGAGTTCGGTCGATTCCTGGAAGCGGCGGCGTTGGTCGGCGATCAGCTGCACGATAAGGACGGCCAGGAAGGCGGCCGCGCCGATCGCACCGAGCACACCCCACCACAGGTTCGGGAACAAGCGGCGGGTCGGCAGCTTGCTGATCTGGTCAGCAAGCTCGTTCGCACGCAGCAGCACGTTCTGCGAATCCAGCGACGCCTGGTTGCCGGCGCGCTTCACGTCACTGAGGTTGCCGGCGGCGCCGACCAGCTTGCCGACAGGATCCTGCAGGCCATCCCACTGCGTCTGCATGTCGGCGAGGATCTTGCGCGCATTGGTATCACCCATGGCGCGCACGCCGACTTCGGTGTTGCCTTCGAGCAAGCCCTTGAGCACCGAACCGTAGAGCTGGCCGTCGCGGGCCAGGCCGTCGGCAGCCGGCTGCGAGGCGTCGCCACCTTGCAGCACTTCCTGCACTCGGCGAATCATTCGGTCAGCCAGCACCATCTGACGAGCGGAGGTGTAGGTCTGCTCAGCGCTGCCGCCGCGCTGCTGCAGGATGTTCACCACCTGCTCCATGCTGGAGTTCAGCAGGGGCAGTTCGCGACCCAGAGTGGAGGCGCGCTGCGCCGAATCCACCACCAGCGCCTTGTTCGAGAGGATCTTGCCGATATCCCCGTCGAGCTGACCCCAGGCATTGCTGAGCGCGCTGACGGCGCGGCCGGCGGGCGTGGCGTTGCTGTCGGCATAGGGCTTCATGCCGCCCTTCTCGTCGCCCTTGTTGAGGCGCTGAATAGCCGCGTCGATGGTGTTGCGGTTGGTTTCGAGCTCCTTGAAGGAGTCGACGTTACCGTCCGCCGCTTCCAGCGCGAGCTTTGCCGTCTGCTGTGACAACACCTGGATCTGAGTGGTCAGGCCCGTCGCCTGCGCGTCCTCGCGACCACGCAAGGTGAGCATGGCGAAGTCGACACCCGTGAAACCGAACGCAATGACCAGCGCAATGATGAGGCCTGTATAGCCCCGCTCTTTGCCCACGCCCCCTGTAGTGCTCATTTCGTTCACCTCGCCCTTCTACGCCTCGCCGCCCATGCCGGCGAAGGCGTCGGATCATCGCCCTGATTCCGGCCTTGAGCAGCGCCGGTCCTACTCGTGGTTCAACTGTTGCGCGTCAAGCCGCAGCCTGACGGAAATCCGGCGCACGAACCAGCTTGCCCATACTGAAGACAGCCAATCGCGAATCGCCTACGCGATCATCCACAAAACGTGCCAGGCGTGGATCGTCTTCCTGCTCGGCGTGACGACGCTGTTCCGCGTCGACCGTACGCTGGCCGAAAACTTCATCCACCATCAGTGCCACGCTGCCGGCACCCTGGCGCACGACGAGGAGTCGCGTGCGTTCGGTGGACTGCGTGCGTTCGCCAAACAGGAAACGTGCCAGGTCGATGACCGGCACCAAGTTGCCGCGCACGTTCGCCACGCCCAGCAGCCACGGTTGTGTACCCGGTACCTGCGTCAGCGAAGGGACCGCCAGCAGTTCGCTGATCTCGTCGATGCCGCTGACGAACAGGCGACTGCCCGCGCGATAGCCGATACCGCGCCACAGGCCGGGAGCTTCCAGCTTTTCCGGCGTGTCGGAGGCGTGCACAAGCGAAAGACGCTCGTAACGGGCCAGGATTTCAAACGGCGAGAGCGACGCGGTCTGGCTCATCGTCACCTCACGCTGCGTTGGGCAGCAAGTCGTTGATGCAGGCCAGCAAGTCTTTCTCGTTGACAGGCTTAGTGATGAAGGCACGCGCACCTTGGCGCAGCCCCCACACACGGTCCGTCTCCATCGACTTGGTGGTGATCATGACAATCGGGATACCCGACGTCATCGGGTCACGCGTAAGCGTGCGGGTGGCCTGGAAGCCGTTCATGCCCGGCATGATGACATCCATGATGACCAAATCAGGCTTGAGCTCGCGCACGCGCTCAATGCCGTCTTCGGCGTTGCCGATGGAATCGACCTGATAGCCCGCGCGTTCGAGCAGCGTGGTGAACACGCGCACGTCCGTCGGCGAATCGTCGATGATGAGAATATTGGCCACAGGCCCCCCTCAGATCCTGTAGTCGTCGGGCTTAAACCGTAACGACATGTCGATGGATTGCACCAAGCAGTTCGTCCCGGGTGAACGGCTTGGTCAAATATTGTTCCGCGCCCACGATGCGGCCGCGCGCCTTGTCGAACAGCCCGTCTTTCGAACTGAGCATGATGACGGGCGTGCCCCGGAACTGCGGGTTGTTCTTGATCAGCGCGCACGTCTGATAGCCGTCGAGACGCGGCATCATGATGTCGACAAAGATGATCGCGGGCTTCTGGTCGGAGATTTTCGCGAGCGCCTCGAAACCGTCCACAGCCGTAAGCACGTCGCAACCTTCTTTCTTGAGCAAGGTTTCGGCGGTACGGCGGATGGTTTTCGAGTCGTCGATAACCATGACCTTGAGGCCGGCCAGGCCATTTCCATTCATATTCAAGTTCACAACACCCCCCCTGCGACCCGCCCCTGGCTCAGGTAAACCATGCGACCGCCAACCATTGGGCTAGCGGTCCCATATTAGATACAAAACCGCACGTCGAGGACGACGTACGGCGATCGTTCAGCTGGCAGGCACTCGTGCGTTGCTGTTTACCGCCTGCCCGACGTGCCGTCAAGCTGAAATCTCACGTATAGCGTTCTACGTCATTGAATCGAACGCTTTGCCTCCTTCGGCGGCCGACATCGGGGCTTATCGGCGACGTTTCCCTATGGAGACAATCCCGTCCTTCCGGCACCTTCAAGAGGGAGCTTGATCACCGGAACGATCAACGCCATTTCCCACCATCGGACGACATACACTGCCACACCGCCGCCCAAGCAACACCGGGCGCGGATAGTGAAGACGCTCTACTACCGGAGAATGACGATGACCCTCAAGGTCGCCGTACTAATGGACCCGATCGGCTCAATCAAGATCGCCAAGGACACCACGTTCGCCATGCTGCTGGAGGCCCAGCGGCGCGGCCATCACCTGTTCTACATGGAACAGGGCGATCTGGCCGCTCGCAGCGGCGAACCCTGGGCGCGCCTGGCGCCGCTGTCCGTGCGGGACGATCCCTCCGGTTGGTTCGTTCTCGGGGAGCCCGAATG
This genomic window from Dyella terrae contains:
- the pilG gene encoding twitching motility response regulator PilG: MNGNGLAGLKVMVIDDSKTIRRTAETLLKKEGCDVLTAVDGFEALAKISDQKPAIIFVDIMMPRLDGYQTCALIKNNPQFRGTPVIMLSSKDGLFDKARGRIVGAEQYLTKPFTRDELLGAIHRHVVTV
- a CDS encoding response regulator, with amino-acid sequence MANILIIDDSPTDVRVFTTLLERAGYQVDSIGNAEDGIERVRELKPDLVIMDVIMPGMNGFQATRTLTRDPMTSGIPIVMITTKSMETDRVWGLRQGARAFITKPVNEKDLLACINDLLPNAA
- a CDS encoding methyl-accepting chemotaxis protein encodes the protein MSTTGGVGKERGYTGLIIALVIAFGFTGVDFAMLTLRGREDAQATGLTTQIQVLSQQTAKLALEAADGNVDSFKELETNRNTIDAAIQRLNKGDEKGGMKPYADSNATPAGRAVSALSNAWGQLDGDIGKILSNKALVVDSAQRASTLGRELPLLNSSMEQVVNILQQRGGSAEQTYTSARQMVLADRMIRRVQEVLQGGDASQPAADGLARDGQLYGSVLKGLLEGNTEVGVRAMGDTNARKILADMQTQWDGLQDPVGKLVGAAGNLSDVKRAGNQASLDSQNVLLRANELADQISKLPTRRLFPNLWWGVLGAIGAAAFLAVLIVQLIADQRRRFQESTELNQRNQEAIMRLLDEMGSLAEGDLTVKTTVTEDITGAIADSVNYAIDELRTLVTTINETSEQVSSSAQETQTTARHLAESAQNQAQRISTATTAINQIASLMDTVSKDSAESADVAERSVQIASRGAEVVRETISGMDSIRDQIQETSKRIKRLGESSQEIGSIVELINDIAEQTNILALNAAIQAASAGEAGRGFAVVADEVQRLAERSASATKRIETLVQTIQSDTNEAVNSMEQTTAEVVAGARLAEDAGSALGDIERVSHDLSALIQNISTQARQQSTAATDISVSMNAIQEITSQTSQGASQTADSIGYLAQLASDLRRSVAHFKLPG
- a CDS encoding chemotaxis protein CheW, with the protein product MSQTASLSPFEILARYERLSLVHASDTPEKLEAPGLWRGIGYRAGSRLFVSGIDEISELLAVPSLTQVPGTQPWLLGVANVRGNLVPVIDLARFLFGERTQSTERTRLLVVRQGAGSVALMVDEVFGQRTVDAEQRRHAEQEDDPRLARFVDDRVGDSRLAVFSMGKLVRAPDFRQAAA